The Nostoc sp. NIES-3756 DNA window CCTGGCGATTTGGTGTAAGTTCCACCAAAACCAGTGCGCCATCATTTAATTTACTAGCTTCATCAGCTGCAATTACTTCCTCCGATACAGTAGTCCAATTCTGGTCAGTTCGCTGACCAGCTAGTAATTTTAATTCAGTTTTAGAACTACCACCCAGTAAGCCGCCTTTCTGCTTTTGTACTTCTGCTAAATACAGCACACCGCTTTCCCTCTTGTGTACTTAAATATCTATGTTTTGGAATATACCTTATATAATTCTGCCAAATAGTCTTATTTCACTTTAATTGAGCAAAATAAGACAAACAAAACTATTTATAGACGCTAGATATAACGTCTTCATTTTTATAACTGTGAATGGCTTGTTGTCTTTAATATTGTGTACTTATGGCAGTTATGATGACTTCCGTGTTATCACTAACTTTATCTCAATTTTATTAAGGAAGTTTACAGTTTTGGGATAAATATATTCTCTAGGTTGTAAAGAAAATGAGATGAGGAGATAAGGGAGTAACCTACCCCAAATACCTCCCAAGAGAGGAACAACTATGGACTATGGACTAATGACTATTGACTCTGGACTAACTTAAATGCAGGGAAATTTACATGAAATTGACATTCCTAGTATCCTGCAATTGATTGAATTAGGTCAGCGAACTGGGCAACTTTTAATTGAAGTTCCTAATTTATACAGTAGTAACAAAGCTGACCCAGAAGATACAGGGGAGACTGATGATACTGGAAAGTGCCAACAAAAGTATTGGTTGGTCTTTTTTCTCAATGGTCGAATTATTTATTGTCAAGCTGGAGAGAATTTGTCACGAATTGATGATTATTTACGTCATCATCGTGTAGAAACAAATTTCGATAAGCAGCAACTAACTGGTTTAGGTAAACATAATCCTTCAGAATATGAATATCTTTGGCTATTGTTAGAGGAAAATTTTATCAGCCCGAAAATAGCCGAACACATAATCTATGGGTTGGTTTGTGAAACCTTATTTGATTTGTTCAATCTACAGGAAGGTTATTTTATTTTCCTTGGGGATAGAGCGATCGCACCTCAATTAACTAGCTGGGAAGTTTCGCCCTTAGTTACTCTAATTACCCAACAATTACAAGGTTGGAACCAACTATATCCTTATATTCACTCCCCAGATCAATTGCTAGTCTTAGCTGACAGAGTTCATTTAAACTCATCACTTCCAGAAGCTACAATCACTAAATTAAAGCAATGGGCTGATGGAAAAACTACCTTACGACAACTAGCGCATTATCTCAACCGAGACATTTTGACAGTTGCCAAGGTTATCTATCCTTATGTGCAGCAAGGTTGGTTAAAACTAGCTAACCCACAAACAAATCAAAATATCCAAGCAGCACAAGGTAAAAAGAAAGCAAAAATATTGTGTATTAATGATACAAAAAGTACTTGTGAAACCATAGAGTCTATTCTGCAAGCACAAGGATATGAAGCTATGGGCTACACTCTATCGGAAGTAATTGCTTTGAGCAATCCCTTAGAAGCTTTGAGTCTAATTTTTCAACTCCAGCCAAATTTAATTTTATGTGAAATCGCCACACCACAACTAAATGATTATGAGATTTGTGCCATGCTGCGCCAATCTCAAGTTTTTCGGTATATACCGATGATTATGTTGACTAGTAAAGATAAATTTATAGATCGAATCAGAGCTAGGATGGCAGGCGTTACCGACTATCTCATCAAACCTTTTAATAATGATGAATTACTCATGCTGGTAAAAAAATATCTCAGGGGCTAGACCTGGAGCAAGGGAGCAGGGAAGAATAACCTTTGACCCTTACGGGTTCGATAGTTGCTTTCCGACGCAAGGCGACACGCCACTCCCTTCTCTACGAGACGCTACGCGAACAACGGGGGGAACCCCCGCACAGGGGTGGCTCAGGAACGCACTATCTCACTATGGACTATGGACTAATGACTAATGACTACTTTGGCCTTGTTAATTTCATAAAAGATGAGGTAAAAAATGTTATCACAGAATGAACCTACTTCGAGTCAAAGTATTATCTAGACAATTAAGCAAAAAAATAGAATTAATTTATACAGTAGTTTTTGCAGGGAGATCAGGGAATGTTCCAAACAGGAACGTCTACATCGGGAGGTAGATAGCCATATATGAGTACAGTTCTGATTGTGGAAGACAGTCTTGCACAGAGGGAGATGATTACAGACCTCCTGAAGGCTAGCGGCTTAACAGTCACTCACGCAACCGACGGATTAGAAGCACTAGAGGCGATTAAAGAAGAACCTCCTGATCTAGTCGTTTTAGATATTGTCATGCCGAAAATGAACGGCTATGAAGTTTGTCGGCGCTTGAAATCAGACCCGAAAACCCAAAATGTCCCTGTGGTGATGTGTTCTTCCAAAGGGGAAGAATTTGACCGCTATTGGGGGATGAAACAAGGCGCGGATGCTTACATAGCAAAACCGTTTCAGCCTACCGAATTGGTAGGAACAGTCAAACAACTACTGCGAGGATAAGGATGAAAACAACATGGTCAGTAAACCGGACTTTTTAAATGGCAGTGGTCAAGACCAATTCCGTCCCGAATTTCAAGTAGAAAGTCCCGAAGGTGAGTTACATTTACGGTTTTACATTCCCTCGCATCAGGAGTTTGCACTACCCGCAACTGGTATTCGAGAGGTGATGGAACTGAGTCCTGACAGAATCACCCCGATTCCTAATGCTTCTCCTTTACTTTTGGGTACTTTAAATCTACGCGGTCGAGTAATTTGGGTAGCTGATTTGGGTCAATTTTTAGGAGAAGTAACTCCGCTAAACACAGATAGGGCAGAAATTCCAGTGATTGCTGTGCAAGAGCAAGACACAATTGTGGGTTTAGCAGTAGAAACAGTCGGTGGTATGGATTGGCTTGATGTACAAAATCTCATGCCACCTACAAACACACCGGATACAATGGCTCCCTTTTTGCGAGGGGAGTGGTTATTAGAAACTAAAAACAACCAGTCTCTAAGACTACTTGACCAAACAGCAATTTTGCGGAGTGCGAGGTGGGCAGGATGAAATTGGGAGGGGAGCAAATGGCAGCAAGTATAGACGAATACCTCGAGAAATATCACCAGGCTAGTACAGCCTACGCGGAACATAAATATGATGTTGCCGCCAGTTTAGTTGATCAGGTCGTACAGAATGTACCAGATGAGCCTAATTTCCATCTATTGCGGGGTCACATCTACTATGTTTTAAAGCAATTCGATGTAGCAACCGCAGAATATGAAAAAGTTATGGAGTTGACCGATGATTTTGAAATCATCGGTATGGCTCAAAATGGTCTAAATAATATTAGCCAATATCAACAATCACTTACAGAACAGGGTATTAATGCTAATAATAGCGAGTCAATAGATTTAGGTGCATTTACTTTTAAAGAGCCTGAAGAATCAGAGCTAGAGGATTTGGAATCAATTGAAGATTTTGATAATAACAGTTTAGATTTGTACTCTTTAGAAGACTCAGTGGACAGCACAGATGATTTATCTTTAGACAATCCATTTGAAACGCCTATAAATAGCATTTCTTTTGAAAAAAACACTGAATCTGTAGAATCTATACCAAGTTTTAGTGATAATCCTTTTGCTTTAGATATTGGACAGCAAGAAGAAATTTTAGACAGTCAGGAAGGGCAAAAAGACTTAGAATTGCCTCTTTTCTGGCAAGAAGATAGTGCAGGTACTGTACCTTTAGATGGTGAAACAGACTCCTCAAGCAAAAGCCCAAGTAGTCTCGAATCGCCTTTTGCTGAATTTGACACAACCAATAGTTTTATCGGTCAGGCTTCCGTAACTGAGTTCCTCATAGAAAACAGTCAACAAGCCAGTACTGAAGATGAGGAATCAGCCAAAACCAGCAAAGAAGAATATAGAAACGGCGCAATATCTCTAGAAAATTTGTCAGATGAAAGTTTAGATAATATTGCTCATCCTGACTCAAATAATTGGTTACAAGAAATAGCTTCTCAAGAGGAAGTTTTAGAATCACCAGCATCATCTAATAGTGGCTTCATATTGAAATCACCATCTCCCAATACAATTAAAGAGGAGATAAACAACTTTGATGTTGATGAAAGTTTTGATTTTGAAGCCTTTGAATCGGCTTTTGGGTCAGAAAGCGTATCAATTGATGAAGAAACAAGTGCTGTCTTCAATAAAGAAAATTCTAAAAGTAATATCGAGTTTTTAGATGACTTTGATGAATTTGATGATTTAGGCAATATTCCTGGGTTTGATTTGTCGGAAGCCGATTCCAGTTTCAGTGATGTGATGCTTTCTAGTTCTGCGGATATTGATAACGCCCCTCGTAGCAAAACCACAGAAACTCCAAATGATACTTCAGAGCGCGACGAAGAACTATTTACTATCACTGGTTCTCAAGAAGCGGTACCCATCTTTAGTCAATCAGATGTTCCCAAAGTAGAAGCTAACGTCAGTGTTGAACAAGGCTGGTTAGCACCGTTAGAAAATGCTTCGCTAGATGAAAAACCTTGGTTAGTTGCGGGTACAGTCGGCGTTTTCTCTGCTTTAGTTGTAGCTGTAGTCAGCTTTGGTGCAACTAACATTTCTGCACCCGAACAAAGGGAATCTGTACGTAACACAGGTTGGGCAATGTCCTTAGCAGCAGGACTTACAGGTTTTGCTACAGCCGGCTTTATGGGTAGCATCACCCTCAAGCAAATACGCCGTACTACCAAAGATTTACAAGCGCAATTTGATGCTGTGCGTCATGGTAGCTTAAATGTCCAAGCCACAGTATTTTCACAAGATGAGCTAGGGCAGTTAGCGACTGGCTTTAATGAAATGGCGCGGGTAATTTTTACTACTACCAACGAAGCCCAACGCAAGGCTGATGAGCAAGAAGAAGCCAAGGAAAACCTACAACGTCAAGTAATTCGCTTATTAGACGATGTGGAAGGCGCAGCTAGGGGTGATTTGACAGTCCAAGCTGAAGTGACAGCCGACGTACTCGGAGCCGTCGCTGATGCCTTTAACTTGACAATTCAAAACCTGCGGGACATTGTACAGCAGGTAAAAGTAGCGGCGAAGGAAGTAACCAAAGGTGCCACCAATTCGGAAACCTTTGCTAGAGCCTTGTCAAGCGATGCGTTGCGCCAAGCTGAAGAATTGGGAGTTACCTTAAATTCAGTGCAGGTAATGACTGATTCGATTCAACGGGTGGCGGAAGCAGCACGGGAAGCTGAGAAAGTGGCGCGTGATGCTAGTACGATCGCTCTCAAGGGTGGCGAAGCAGTAGAAAATACTGTGGCAGGTATTTTAGAGATTCGAGAAACTGTAGCAGAAACTACCCGTAAGGTGAAACGCCTCGCGGAATCTTCGCAGGAAATTTCTAAGATTGTCGCCTTGATTTCGCAGATTGCCTCACGTACCAACTTACTCGCACTCAACGCCAGTATTGAGGCAGCACGGGCGGGAGAAGCAGGACGCGGATTTGCCATTGTTGCTGATGAAGTCCGTCAGTTAGCGGATAAATCAGCCAAATCCTTAAAGGAAATTGAGCAAATCGTCATGCAAATCCAGAGCGAAACAGGCTCCGTAATGACCGCAATGGAAGAAGGCACACAACAGGTAATAAAAGGTACAAAACTAGCGGAAGAAGCCAAGCGATCGCTCGAAAATATCATTCAAGTGGCGAACCGCATCGACAGTTTAGTCCGCTCAATTACCAGCGATACCGTAGAACAAACGGAAACATCCCGCGCTGTTGCTCAGGTAATGCAGTCGGTGGAATTGACAGCTCAAGAAACTTCCCAGGAAGCCCAACGAGTTTCCGGCGCACTGCAAAACCTAGTGGGTGTGTCCCGCGATTTGATTTCTTCCGTAGAACGTTTCCGCGTGGAAACAATGGAAACAAGATAGTCAATAGTCCAAAGTCCAAAGTCCAAAGTTTACCGAATTGACTATTGACTGATGACTGTTGACTGATAACTGTTGACTGATGACTATTGACTATTGACTAAAAACTATGCTGCCCGAACAACAACAGAGGATTTTAGGCTACTTTATCGAAGAGGCGAGGGATCACCTGAATACAATCGAACAGGGATTGCTCAATCTTGAGAGTACCTTGAACGACCCGGAAATGATCAATGAAGTTTTCCGGGCTGCTCACTCCATTAAAGGGGGAGCAGCTATGCTTGGCTTGACTAGTATTCAGCACACCTCCCACCGTTTGGAGGATTGTTTTAAAGTTCTCAAAGAGACTCCCATTCAGGTTGACCAAAAATTAGAGTCCCTATTTCTTGGTGTTTCCGATACCCTCAAGGCGTTATTAGAACAGTTAAGTGGGCCGTTTGGTTTATCGGAAGAAGTGGCGAACACTTTGATGTCGGAAACAGAGCCGGTTTTCCAGTGGCTACATGAGCATTTGGAACTACTGGTGCAGAAAGGCGCTACTGGTGGAGCTGGTGAAGTCGCTACCCAGCCAAGCACAACAGATAGTGTGGGTACACTTACAGAAATCTTCTTCCGCCAAGATGCTGTACCTACAGCAGGAGAAGCCCACAGAACAGCCCCAGTTGCGACAACACAACCAGTAAGTACAGCTGATCAATGGGGTGAGTTTCAAGCCCAGGTGTTGCAAACACTTAGGGAAATGTTGCAATTATTTAAGCAACCAGCCACACCAGCTTCTAGGCAAAGTCTCCAAGACTGCTGTAATCAGTTAGTCAAAATTGGCAAAACATGGAATTTACCCAACTGGTGTAATTTATCTAAAGCCGCAGCTAATGCGATCGCTAATCAAGAAAATACTTATCTTACTTTAGCTAAAATTGTCATTACAGAAATTAAGCAAGCTCAAGAATTAGTTCTGCAAGGTAGAGAAGCTGAAATCACCATCAGTCATCGACTAGAAGCACTTTGGGGTTTCCCAGAAATGCCATTGTTAGAAGTGGCGCAAAATCTACTTGGTGATGTTCCCACTGCTCTTGGCCAATCATTTATAGAACTAGTTCCCCCCGAAGTAGAAACTACTATTACTAATAATGAAATTAGTGAACCTGTTATTGAGCCACCAACAGATAGCGTCACTAGCCTAACCGAAATATCTCAGCAACTTGAGCCGGAAAATGTGACCGCAGAAAACACTGCGGCTGAAAATATTTTATTTAATAGCGAAGACCATACACCACATAGCACTAACAAAATTCATACCCACGGTCCAGAAGTAGGATTAGCTGAGTTAAATACTCTTGCTGATTTATTTGAAGGCGAAACACCCGAGCTAGATGAAACATGGCAACAAGAGGAAATTATTAAGCTCACAGATACTGATACTTTAGAAGTAGATAATAGTGAAACGAAACCTGAAGAAATTGATAGTGATATAGCTGATTTTCTCTCGCTTAATGACGATAAAGAAGAACCTCAAATTACTACAGGTTCTTCAGAAGATTTAAGCTTATTATTTGGTGAAAACTTCTTAGATAAGGATAATTTAGAATCACAAGATTTATTTAAAGCACCGATTACTGCTGAGGAAATATTACAAGAAGCTAGAGTAACCACTAGTAAGTCAGCAGAAACTGATAATTTTATAGATGAATTATTGGAGTTGTCATTCAATGAAGATAGTTCTTCAGTATTAGCATCAGCAAATAATATTGAAGATTTATTCTTAGAAACAGATATAAATGTAGATGGTTTAAAAGAGATAAAATTATCAAATAATGCAAAATCTGATCTGACAGCACCACTAGAAGAATCATCAACTAATTTATTTAATGATTTGGGCGAAGTTTCTTTACTGTCTACAGA harbors:
- a CDS encoding response regulator, producing MQGNLHEIDIPSILQLIELGQRTGQLLIEVPNLYSSNKADPEDTGETDDTGKCQQKYWLVFFLNGRIIYCQAGENLSRIDDYLRHHRVETNFDKQQLTGLGKHNPSEYEYLWLLLEENFISPKIAEHIIYGLVCETLFDLFNLQEGYFIFLGDRAIAPQLTSWEVSPLVTLITQQLQGWNQLYPYIHSPDQLLVLADRVHLNSSLPEATITKLKQWADGKTTLRQLAHYLNRDILTVAKVIYPYVQQGWLKLANPQTNQNIQAAQGKKKAKILCINDTKSTCETIESILQAQGYEAMGYTLSEVIALSNPLEALSLIFQLQPNLILCEIATPQLNDYEICAMLRQSQVFRYIPMIMLTSKDKFIDRIRARMAGVTDYLIKPFNNDELLMLVKKYLRG
- a CDS encoding response regulator transcription factor, which produces MSTVLIVEDSLAQREMITDLLKASGLTVTHATDGLEALEAIKEEPPDLVVLDIVMPKMNGYEVCRRLKSDPKTQNVPVVMCSSKGEEFDRYWGMKQGADAYIAKPFQPTELVGTVKQLLRG
- a CDS encoding chemotaxis protein CheW, translated to MVSKPDFLNGSGQDQFRPEFQVESPEGELHLRFYIPSHQEFALPATGIREVMELSPDRITPIPNASPLLLGTLNLRGRVIWVADLGQFLGEVTPLNTDRAEIPVIAVQEQDTIVGLAVETVGGMDWLDVQNLMPPTNTPDTMAPFLRGEWLLETKNNQSLRLLDQTAILRSARWAG
- a CDS encoding methyl-accepting chemotaxis protein, translated to MAASIDEYLEKYHQASTAYAEHKYDVAASLVDQVVQNVPDEPNFHLLRGHIYYVLKQFDVATAEYEKVMELTDDFEIIGMAQNGLNNISQYQQSLTEQGINANNSESIDLGAFTFKEPEESELEDLESIEDFDNNSLDLYSLEDSVDSTDDLSLDNPFETPINSISFEKNTESVESIPSFSDNPFALDIGQQEEILDSQEGQKDLELPLFWQEDSAGTVPLDGETDSSSKSPSSLESPFAEFDTTNSFIGQASVTEFLIENSQQASTEDEESAKTSKEEYRNGAISLENLSDESLDNIAHPDSNNWLQEIASQEEVLESPASSNSGFILKSPSPNTIKEEINNFDVDESFDFEAFESAFGSESVSIDEETSAVFNKENSKSNIEFLDDFDEFDDLGNIPGFDLSEADSSFSDVMLSSSADIDNAPRSKTTETPNDTSERDEELFTITGSQEAVPIFSQSDVPKVEANVSVEQGWLAPLENASLDEKPWLVAGTVGVFSALVVAVVSFGATNISAPEQRESVRNTGWAMSLAAGLTGFATAGFMGSITLKQIRRTTKDLQAQFDAVRHGSLNVQATVFSQDELGQLATGFNEMARVIFTTTNEAQRKADEQEEAKENLQRQVIRLLDDVEGAARGDLTVQAEVTADVLGAVADAFNLTIQNLRDIVQQVKVAAKEVTKGATNSETFARALSSDALRQAEELGVTLNSVQVMTDSIQRVAEAAREAEKVARDASTIALKGGEAVENTVAGILEIRETVAETTRKVKRLAESSQEISKIVALISQIASRTNLLALNASIEAARAGEAGRGFAIVADEVRQLADKSAKSLKEIEQIVMQIQSETGSVMTAMEEGTQQVIKGTKLAEEAKRSLENIIQVANRIDSLVRSITSDTVEQTETSRAVAQVMQSVELTAQETSQEAQRVSGALQNLVGVSRDLISSVERFRVETMETR